The nucleotide window CCATCGGTCGGGAGTCCACAACAAATGCACATCCACATTAAAGGCATCTTCCGGTTTCAGATCAGGATTACCGTGCTGTGTTGTGCTCTGGTAATAGAGGTCGGTAAAGGTAGGCATCCGGTACGAGTTGTGCAGCCACGTACCCAGCGTCAGTTTGGGCGTAACGGCATAATCGACGTTACCTCCGGCATAAAAATGGAACCCGTAATCGTCGTTTCCGCTTCCCATGGCGCCAAGGCTGACTATCCATTGTTCCCACTCTTTCACCTGCTTCACCGACACGCTACCGATGCGACGTTCGGCCGACTTGGTAAATACCCTGGCATCCGAATAGGGATCGAAATGCGGAGTGTTGAGCGGCGTTCCCAGCGTGTTACTGAAGATATGTTCAGAGCGAAGGTCTCCAGCCAGTGAGGTCACCCCACCCCACCACGAGTAACTGGCCTGCGCCGAAATGCCCATCACGTCGGTTAGGTGATAGTTGGGCGAAACGTACCACGGTGGAGCAGGAACACCCTCGCGAAAGAGGGCGAACATGTCGTGATGGCGGCGATAATAGGCCGAGGTCATCAGCTTCCAGTGGCGGGTTTGTTTTTTATATTGCAACGAAGCAATCAGAGACCGGGTCTCTTCGTACTGGTCGAGATATTTCGGAGAGTAAAACGTGTTGGCTCCGAAATCTTTCGACTGCATGCCCAGTTGCAACGAAAACTGTCCGATGCGGTTGTCGATAAACCGCACATCGGTATATGCGTTGAAAATTTTAAAGTCAGAATCATGAGCAAAACCGTCACTGCGAGTACCGTTGACAGCTGCCGTTACGCGCCATGGGCCGGTATTAAGATAGCCCGAAGTGCTTCCCTGCCGGTAACCAAAGTCACCGCCGGAAATCTGCGCGTTGAATCCGTTATGGATAATTTGTTTGGTGACAATATTGATAGCGCCGCTGAAAGCGATAGCTCCTGCCGTCCAGGCACCCGGTCCGTAGAGAATCTCCACGCGTTCTATCAAGTTAATGTCTAAAGGCATGTCTAAATTGAAGTGTCCCGTTTGGGGATCGGTGAAGTTGACACCGTTGAGAAGGATGGCGGTTTGATCGAAGGTTCCGCCGCGAAGACTAATATCGGCCTGTACATTTTCAGTTCCGCGGGTACGCAGGTCGACTCCCTGAACGTAGCGCAACAGGCCCTGAACGTTTTGTACCGCCGCTTGCTCAATTTCCTTACGGGTAAGCACGGCAACCACTTTCACCAACTGTTGGGTTGTCGGTGGCAGATCGCTGTTAATTTGCACCTCTTCCAGCTGAAACACCGGATCAGGAGCTGTTTTTACATTTTCCTGTGCCACGGCTTTCTGATTGGCCGTTGTGAGCATAGCTGCGCCCAGCACACCGATTTTCACCGTAACACTTAAACTGTTGAACACTGCGTAAGGTGTTCTTGCCCATCGTCGAAAACAGGGCAGACACCGTTCTTTCTGCATTTTTTTCATTCGTAAATTATTAAGTTAAACAATACCACCGGATCTGTTTTCCGGCGTTTTTCCTACTCATTCAGCATTCTTTTTACATATTCGGGAGGCTCTGGCGCACCCATCAAAAAGTCGCCTCTTTTGTTGAGAGACAACGCCCAGCGGTCGAGCCACGAACTACCGAAAGTTCCATATACCGTCACCGGAATCTTATAAGCCGGATCTTTCAACACCTTGTCGATAGGCTGAAAATCGTATCCGTTTTTCCTGAAAATGGCGATGATGTCATTCATATATTCGGAGTTCAGCATACTGGCATGCAGCAAAATCACCTGATTCATTGTTCGTCCGAACAAACCTACCGATTCTTTTTCGAAGTGCTTTATATCCTGATCGATGTAAACAAGATAATCACTCACAATTTTCTTCATCAAAGCCGCATCTTTCTTTTGTTTGGCCTTATAATAAGCATAGGCAAACGCATAATCCTCACTGTCGATGGTGATGGGAGCCGTAGTATAACCGTGTTCCGTCAGGAAACTAGCCAGTGAGTCGGCGCGGGCTTTGGTTGTTCCCACGTGCAGATAAGGATGGCGAAAATACTTCTTCTTTTGTCCGTATTTTTTGAGCAACTCTTTGGAGATAATTTCTCCTTTCAGTATGTCGTGAGAAAAAGCCTTAAATGATTCGGTATTGTAATCGGGGTGAGAGAAGGTGTGGTTGCCAAGCATCAAACCGTTTCCCAGCCATTTGTCGAGAAGATGAATCTGGAACGACATTGGTTTGTTCACATAGTTGTAGAGCTTATTTTCGTTTACAAACCCGATAGCCGGCACCTTATTTTTCTTCAGAGAAACAATCAGGTTATCCATAATCCGTTGCTGAACGACCGTATCGTACGGGCCGTAATCAACCACCGGCAGGTCGTCTATAGAAATGCACACATGCTTTTTTTGCCCAAAAGCAATCACACTCACAAAAATCAACAGCAACAATAATCGGGATCTCATACTCTTTATTTTAGGAAGAGACAAAGATACAAAAGTCAAAAGTAATTTTATGCAAAAAAGAGGTAAGCAACAATAATTGCGGCAATAGCTCCGGCAAGGTCGGCAATGAGTCCCGCCGAGATGGCATAACGCGTTTTGGTTACACCCACCGAGCCAAAATAAAGAGCCACAATATAAAAGGTAGTATCGGCTGCGCCCTGAAAAATACAGGAGAGATGACCGGCAAACGAGTCGGGACCGTAGGTTTTCATGGTTTCAACCATCAGCGCCTTGGCACCGCTACCGCTCAACGGCTTCATAAAAGCATTGGGCAATGCAGCCACAAAATCGGTATTCAATCCCATCAGATGAAACAAACTTGCAATGCCGTTAATGATCATATCCATAGCACCCGAAGCACGAAAAGCTCCGATGGCCACCAACATTCCGACCAGATACGGAATCGTCTTGACGGCGGTTTCAAAACCCTGCTTGGCTCCTTCAATAAATGCTTCGTAAACGTTTACTTTCCGCACCAGT belongs to Paludibacter jiangxiensis and includes:
- a CDS encoding TonB-dependent receptor, whose amino-acid sequence is MKKMQKERCLPCFRRWARTPYAVFNSLSVTVKIGVLGAAMLTTANQKAVAQENVKTAPDPVFQLEEVQINSDLPPTTQQLVKVVAVLTRKEIEQAAVQNVQGLLRYVQGVDLRTRGTENVQADISLRGGTFDQTAILLNGVNFTDPQTGHFNLDMPLDINLIERVEILYGPGAWTAGAIAFSGAINIVTKQIIHNGFNAQISGGDFGYRQGSTSGYLNTGPWRVTAAVNGTRSDGFAHDSDFKIFNAYTDVRFIDNRIGQFSLQLGMQSKDFGANTFYSPKYLDQYEETRSLIASLQYKKQTRHWKLMTSAYYRRHHDMFALFREGVPAPPWYVSPNYHLTDVMGISAQASYSWWGGVTSLAGDLRSEHIFSNTLGTPLNTPHFDPYSDARVFTKSAERRIGSVSVKQVKEWEQWIVSLGAMGSGNDDYGFHFYAGGNVDYAVTPKLTLGTWLHNSYRMPTFTDLYYQSTTQHGNPDLKPEDAFNVDVHLLWTPDRWTIRVAGFKRYGHNIIDWVRLPNELVWHSENLTDVNSLGSELAIDYRPVWRWIDNIHLDYTYLHVSKGSSQYISSYSTDYLRHQAKMRISQPLFGKLSAAWQLSLNDRAGTYVNVATNKETQFKAYLLCDLKLQWKEKHYRIFAEATNLFNTTYFDFGNLPQPGRWFKAGVSVGV
- a CDS encoding polysaccharide deacetylase family protein, yielding MRSRLLLLLIFVSVIAFGQKKHVCISIDDLPVVDYGPYDTVVQQRIMDNLIVSLKKNKVPAIGFVNENKLYNYVNKPMSFQIHLLDKWLGNGLMLGNHTFSHPDYNTESFKAFSHDILKGEIISKELLKKYGQKKKYFRHPYLHVGTTKARADSLASFLTEHGYTTAPITIDSEDYAFAYAYYKAKQKKDAALMKKIVSDYLVYIDQDIKHFEKESVGLFGRTMNQVILLHASMLNSEYMNDIIAIFRKNGYDFQPIDKVLKDPAYKIPVTVYGTFGSSWLDRWALSLNKRGDFLMGAPEPPEYVKRMLNE